A portion of the Streptomyces coeruleoprunus genome contains these proteins:
- the npdG gene encoding NADPH-dependent F420 reductase has translation MTTTDSAAKAPEASRDAKAAKPVKDPWDLPDVSGLVVGVLGGTGDQGRGLAFRFGRAGQKVIIGSRSADRAREAAAELGLGIEGADNAECARRADIVIVAVPWDGHAATLEALREELRGKLVVDCVNPLGFDKQGAYALKPEEGSAAEQAAALLPDSRVTAAFHHLSAVLLQDAAIDEIDTDVMVLGDKRADTDLVQALAARIPGMRGVYAGRLRNAHQVESLVANLIAVNRRYKAHAGLRVTDV, from the coding sequence ATGACTACGACTGACTCCGCCGCGAAGGCCCCGGAGGCCTCCCGGGACGCCAAGGCCGCCAAGCCCGTCAAGGACCCCTGGGACCTGCCCGACGTCTCCGGGCTCGTCGTGGGCGTCCTCGGCGGCACCGGCGACCAGGGCCGCGGCCTCGCCTTCCGGTTCGGCCGCGCCGGACAGAAGGTGATCATCGGATCGCGGTCGGCGGACCGGGCCCGGGAGGCCGCCGCCGAGCTGGGCCTCGGCATCGAGGGCGCCGACAACGCCGAGTGCGCCCGCCGCGCCGACATCGTGATCGTCGCCGTGCCGTGGGACGGCCACGCGGCGACCCTGGAGGCGCTGCGCGAGGAGCTGCGCGGCAAGCTGGTCGTCGACTGCGTGAACCCCCTCGGCTTCGACAAGCAGGGCGCCTACGCCCTCAAGCCCGAGGAGGGCAGCGCCGCCGAGCAGGCCGCCGCCCTGCTGCCGGACTCCCGGGTGACCGCCGCGTTCCACCACCTGTCGGCCGTGCTGCTCCAGGACGCCGCGATCGACGAGATCGACACGGACGTGATGGTGCTCGGCGACAAGCGCGCCGACACCGACCTCGTCCAGGCCCTGGCCGCCCGTATCCCCGGCATGCGCGGCGTCTACGCGGGCCGGCTCAGGAACGCCCACCAGGTCGAGTCGCTGGTCGCCAACCTCATCGCGGTCAACCGCCGCTACAAGGCCCACGCGGGGCTGCGCGTCACCGACGTCTGA
- a CDS encoding alpha/beta hydrolase produces the protein MTFVRIGGVPHHVTVEGAGPVCVLSAGLAMSWFDWDPLVPLLTPHRTVVRFDRPGHGLSAPSYTAPTAEGEAHRIAALLDALHLPQRDVTVVGHSIAAFHAEAYARLYPGRVGALVLVDGSVEEHPGRPVAPGARTAAARVAAGVLGAAGAPAALGPLARRAVVRLSRAGHAADPAPAALVRRCYTTTRVLRGALLENAHYRAVAAELLALRERYPLPAGLPVTVLAAPDSPDATDTWTARQRALADVLGARFEAVPDSGHLMMLDRPDVIAGAVLHDARAGHD, from the coding sequence GTGACGTTCGTACGGATCGGGGGAGTGCCCCACCACGTGACCGTCGAGGGTGCGGGACCGGTCTGCGTCCTGAGCGCCGGGCTCGCGATGAGCTGGTTCGACTGGGACCCCCTCGTCCCGCTGCTCACCCCGCACCGCACCGTGGTCCGCTTCGACCGTCCCGGCCACGGCCTGAGCGCCCCGTCGTACACGGCGCCGACCGCCGAGGGCGAGGCGCACCGCATCGCGGCCCTCCTCGACGCCCTGCACCTGCCCCAGCGGGACGTCACCGTCGTCGGGCACTCGATCGCCGCGTTCCACGCCGAGGCCTACGCACGGCTGTACCCCGGCCGCGTCGGGGCGCTCGTGCTGGTCGACGGGTCCGTCGAGGAGCACCCGGGGCGGCCCGTGGCGCCCGGGGCGCGGACCGCGGCGGCACGCGTCGCCGCCGGTGTGCTCGGGGCGGCCGGGGCGCCCGCCGCGCTCGGCCCGCTCGCCCGGCGCGCGGTGGTGCGGCTGTCCCGTGCCGGACACGCCGCGGACCCGGCCCCCGCCGCGCTCGTCCGGCGCTGCTACACCACCACCCGGGTGCTGCGCGGCGCCCTGCTGGAGAACGCGCACTACCGGGCCGTCGCCGCGGAGCTGCTCGCCCTGCGCGAGCGGTACCCACTGCCCGCCGGGCTCCCGGTCACGGTGCTGGCCGCGCCCGACAGCCCGGACGCCACCGACACCTGGACGGCCCGGCAGCGGGCCCTCGCGGACGTGCTGGGCGCCCGCTTCGAGGCGGTCCCGGACTCGGGCCACCTGATGATGCTGGACCGCCCGGACGTGATCGCCGGGGCGGTCCTGCACGACGCGCGCGCCGGCCACGACTGA
- a CDS encoding DUF6153 family protein, whose protein sequence is MARGRCARGARYGQLLLLVALLLGIVTMHTWGHPSEHAGTHTVAAPAHGSEHPAAAHGVRAPDTPEDAPNGGMDAATVCLAVLGSLGFALGGAAALRLLRRRRRSDALAGRADRAGRVLRPQWPDPPPLRVTLAGLSVLRI, encoded by the coding sequence ATGGCGAGAGGGCGGTGCGCGCGGGGCGCGCGGTACGGGCAGCTGCTGCTGCTCGTGGCACTGCTGCTCGGCATCGTCACGATGCACACGTGGGGCCATCCTTCGGAGCATGCGGGCACCCACACGGTGGCGGCGCCCGCTCACGGCTCGGAGCACCCGGCCGCCGCTCACGGCGTCCGGGCACCTGACACCCCTGAAGACGCGCCGAACGGGGGCATGGATGCGGCCACGGTATGCCTGGCCGTTCTCGGTTCGCTCGGTTTCGCGCTCGGCGGTGCCGCCGCCCTGCGGCTGCTGCGGCGCCGGCGGCGCTCGGACGCGCTCGCCGGGCGCGCCGACCGGGCGGGCCGCGTGCTGCGGCCGCAGTGGCCCGATCCTCCTCCCCTCCGGGTGACCCTCGCCGGACTGTCGGTGTTGCGGATCTAG
- a CDS encoding NAD+ synthase, producing the protein MPQLRLALNQIDSTVGDLAGNAEAIVHWTRHAAEQGAHLVAFPEMALTGYPVEDLALRSSFVEASRDALRALAARLAAEGFGELPVIVGYLDRSEKAQPRYGQPPGAPQNAAAVLHRGEVALAFAKHHLPNYGVFDEFRYFVPGDTLPVIRVHGVDVALAICEDLWQEGGRVPATRSAGAGLLISINASPYERNKDDTRLELVRKRAQEAGCTTAYLAMIGGQDDLVFDGDSIVVDANGEVVARAPQFSEGSMVLDLDLPAAAAEPVTGAVDDGLRVDRVVLSQEPLPAYEPELTGGYADRLDDDEEVYTALVVGLRAYVAKNGFRSVLVGLSGGIDSALVAAIACDALGAQHVYGVSMPSKYSSEHSKGDAAELARRTGLNFRTVPIEPMFDAYMGALGLTGLAEENLQSRLRGTLLMAISNQEGHIVLAPGNKSELAVGYSTLYGDSVGAYGPIKDVYKTTVFRLAKWRNRAAEERGQTPPIPENSISKPPSAELRPGQVDTDSLPDYDVLDRLLELYVDRDQGKDAIIAAGFAPELVAKTLRMVDIAEYKRRQYPPGTKISAKGFGKDRRLPITNRWRETTTR; encoded by the coding sequence GTGCCTCAACTTCGCCTCGCCCTGAATCAGATCGACTCGACGGTCGGCGACCTCGCCGGCAACGCCGAGGCGATCGTGCACTGGACCCGGCACGCCGCCGAACAGGGGGCGCACCTGGTCGCGTTCCCCGAGATGGCGCTGACCGGCTACCCCGTCGAGGACCTGGCCCTGCGCTCCTCCTTCGTGGAGGCGTCGCGCGACGCGCTGCGCGCGCTGGCCGCGCGCCTCGCCGCCGAGGGCTTCGGGGAGCTGCCGGTGATCGTCGGCTACCTGGACCGCTCCGAGAAGGCCCAGCCGAGGTACGGCCAGCCGCCGGGCGCCCCGCAGAACGCGGCGGCCGTGCTGCACCGCGGCGAGGTGGCGCTGGCGTTCGCCAAGCACCACCTGCCGAACTACGGCGTGTTCGACGAGTTCCGGTACTTCGTGCCGGGCGACACCCTGCCGGTGATCCGGGTCCACGGGGTGGACGTGGCCCTGGCGATCTGCGAGGACCTGTGGCAGGAGGGCGGGCGGGTGCCCGCGACCCGCAGCGCCGGCGCCGGGCTGCTGATCTCGATCAACGCCTCGCCGTACGAGCGGAACAAGGACGACACGCGCCTGGAGCTGGTGCGCAAGCGGGCCCAGGAGGCCGGCTGCACCACCGCGTACCTGGCGATGATCGGCGGCCAGGACGACCTGGTCTTCGACGGCGACTCCATCGTCGTCGACGCGAACGGCGAGGTCGTGGCGCGGGCGCCGCAGTTCTCCGAGGGCAGCATGGTCCTGGACCTCGATCTGCCGGCGGCGGCCGCCGAACCGGTCACCGGCGCGGTCGACGACGGGCTGCGCGTCGACCGCGTCGTGCTGTCCCAGGAGCCGCTGCCCGCGTACGAGCCGGAGCTGACCGGTGGTTACGCGGACCGCCTCGACGACGACGAGGAGGTGTACACGGCGCTGGTCGTGGGCCTGCGGGCGTACGTCGCGAAGAACGGCTTCCGGTCCGTGCTGGTCGGCCTGTCGGGCGGTATCGACTCGGCGCTGGTCGCGGCGATCGCGTGCGACGCGCTGGGCGCCCAGCACGTGTACGGCGTGTCGATGCCGTCCAAGTACAGCTCGGAGCACTCCAAGGGTGACGCGGCCGAGCTGGCCCGCCGCACGGGGCTGAACTTCCGCACCGTACCGATCGAGCCGATGTTCGACGCGTACATGGGCGCCCTCGGGCTGACCGGCCTGGCGGAGGAGAACCTCCAGTCGCGGCTGCGCGGCACGCTGCTGATGGCGATCTCCAACCAGGAGGGCCACATCGTGCTGGCGCCCGGCAACAAGTCGGAGCTGGCGGTGGGCTACTCGACGCTGTACGGCGACTCCGTCGGCGCGTACGGCCCGATCAAGGACGTCTACAAGACGACGGTGTTCCGGCTGGCCAAGTGGCGCAACCGGGCGGCCGAGGAGCGCGGCCAGACGCCGCCCATCCCGGAGAACTCCATCTCCAAGCCGCCGAGCGCCGAACTGCGCCCCGGCCAGGTCGACACCGACTCGCTCCCGGACTACGACGTGCTGGACCGGCTCCTGGAGCTGTACGTGGACCGCGACCAGGGCAAGGACGCCATCATCGCGGCGGGCTTCGCCCCGGAGCTGGTCGCGAAGACGCTGCGGATGGTCGACATCGCGGAGTACAAGCGCCGCCAGTACCCGCCGGGCACGAAGATCTCGGCCAAGGGCTTCGGCAAGGACCGCCGCCTGCCGATCACGAACCGCTGGCGGGAGACGACGACACGCTGA
- a CDS encoding DUF998 domain-containing protein has protein sequence MTPTHRRRAAARWSVAVLLGLGALTYSAWLLEPALNTGLDPVQSYVSELAATDQPMGRFFRATDLLSGVLILVAALGALVALERRFWAVTGWLALALFGAATAADSQLPLSCAPTADTACVAREDAGLVPFTHDAHAVSSSLAMAGAVAGVVALTLAARRYRWWEPLARTGPALVVLELAATVWTLAAVAAFEAERGHGALGAGQRLQLLLIAVWLVLLAVSLVKAPPETARHEEGRP, from the coding sequence ATGACGCCGACGCACCGCCGCCGCGCCGCCGCACGGTGGTCCGTCGCCGTCCTGTTGGGGCTGGGAGCGCTCACCTACAGCGCCTGGCTCCTGGAACCCGCGCTGAACACCGGCCTCGACCCGGTGCAGTCGTACGTGAGCGAACTGGCCGCCACCGACCAGCCCATGGGCCGCTTCTTCCGCGCCACCGACCTGCTGTCGGGCGTCCTCATCCTTGTCGCCGCCCTGGGGGCGCTCGTCGCGCTGGAGCGCCGCTTCTGGGCGGTGACCGGCTGGCTGGCGCTCGCCCTGTTCGGCGCGGCCACCGCCGCGGACTCGCAGCTGCCGCTGAGCTGCGCGCCCACCGCCGACACCGCGTGCGTGGCCCGCGAGGACGCCGGCCTGGTCCCCTTCACGCACGACGCGCACGCCGTCAGCTCCAGCCTCGCGATGGCGGGCGCCGTCGCCGGGGTCGTCGCCCTCACCCTGGCAGCCCGCCGCTACCGCTGGTGGGAGCCCCTCGCCCGGACCGGACCGGCGCTCGTCGTCCTCGAACTCGCCGCGACCGTCTGGACGCTCGCCGCCGTCGCCGCCTTCGAGGCGGAGCGCGGCCACGGGGCCCTGGGCGCCGGCCAGCGCCTCCAGCTGCTGCTGATCGCGGTCTGGCTGGTCCTGCTGGCCGTCTCCCTCGTGAAGGCGCCCCCCGAGACGGCCCGCCACGAGGAGGGCCGCCCGTGA
- a CDS encoding CBS domain-containing protein — protein MPTARDIMHPGANWIPAHETLDRAAQMMRELDVGALPIADQDERLCGIVTDRDIVVKCVAAGRDTSRVTCGDIAEGTPRWIDAGADVSEVLREMESHQIKRLPVIENKRLVGIISEADLARHLSDKQVAEFATRVYARG, from the coding sequence ATGCCCACCGCCCGAGACATCATGCACCCGGGGGCCAACTGGATCCCCGCCCACGAGACCCTCGACCGGGCCGCGCAGATGATGCGCGAGCTCGATGTGGGGGCCCTGCCGATCGCCGACCAGGACGAACGGCTCTGCGGCATCGTCACGGACCGCGACATCGTCGTGAAGTGCGTGGCGGCCGGCCGTGACACCTCCCGCGTGACCTGCGGCGACATCGCGGAGGGCACCCCCCGCTGGATCGACGCGGGCGCCGATGTCAGCGAGGTGCTGCGGGAGATGGAGAGCCACCAGATCAAGCGGCTCCCCGTCATCGAGAACAAGCGTCTGGTCGGCATCATCAGCGAGGCGGACCTGGCCCGGCACCTCTCCGACAAGCAGGTCGCCGAGTTCGCCACCCGGGTGTACGCCCGAGGCTGA
- a CDS encoding endonuclease/exonuclease/phosphatase family protein, with protein sequence MAQVDDMTETGNGVAPEQRRTGSRIRSAVDRWRGDRGVWRRGIVLAGCAVLLALVMILHARIPNDVGNLGSLVETFLPWFGVFVPVVLVLALLRRSATALIAVLLPAVVWLNLFGGLVTDRAGGGGDLMVVSHNVNADNPDPEGTAREIAGSGADVVALEELKPAMVPVYEKALAGTYAYHSVQGTVGLWSRHPLTDSRPVDIRLGWTRAMRATVTTPQGPVAVYVAHLPSVRVKLNAGFTANQRDRSADELGEAIAREENHRVILLGDLNGTMNDRALNAVTSQMRSTQGAAGDGMGFSWPAAFPMARIDQILVKGVEPVASWSLPRTDSDHLPIAARVTL encoded by the coding sequence ATGGCGCAGGTGGACGACATGACCGAGACGGGGAACGGCGTCGCGCCGGAGCAGCGGCGTACGGGATCCCGGATCCGGTCGGCGGTCGACCGCTGGCGGGGCGACCGGGGCGTCTGGCGCCGTGGCATCGTGCTCGCCGGGTGCGCCGTGCTGCTGGCGCTGGTGATGATCCTGCACGCCCGCATCCCCAACGACGTCGGCAACCTGGGCAGCCTCGTCGAGACGTTCCTGCCGTGGTTCGGCGTGTTCGTGCCGGTCGTGCTGGTGCTGGCGCTGCTGCGCCGCTCGGCGACCGCGCTGATCGCCGTGCTGCTGCCGGCCGTCGTGTGGCTGAATCTCTTCGGCGGGCTCGTCACGGACCGGGCGGGTGGCGGGGGCGACCTGATGGTCGTCTCGCACAACGTGAACGCCGACAACCCGGACCCCGAGGGCACCGCCCGCGAGATCGCCGGGTCCGGCGCCGACGTGGTCGCGCTGGAGGAGCTGAAGCCCGCGATGGTGCCGGTGTACGAGAAGGCGCTCGCCGGCACGTACGCGTACCACTCCGTGCAGGGCACCGTCGGCCTGTGGAGCAGGCACCCGCTGACCGACAGCCGCCCCGTGGACATCCGCCTCGGCTGGACCCGCGCCATGCGCGCCACCGTGACGACGCCCCAGGGGCCGGTCGCGGTGTACGTCGCCCATCTCCCGTCCGTACGGGTCAAGCTGAACGCCGGCTTCACCGCCAACCAGCGCGACCGCAGCGCCGACGAACTCGGCGAGGCCATCGCCCGCGAGGAGAACCACCGCGTGATCCTGCTGGGCGACCTCAACGGCACCATGAACGACCGCGCCCTGAACGCCGTCACCTCCCAGATGCGCTCCACCCAGGGCGCGGCGGGCGACGGCATGGGCTTCAGCTGGCCCGCCGCGTTCCCCATGGCCCGCATCGACCAGATCCTGGTCAAGGGCGTCGAACCGGTCGCCTCCTGGTCCCTCCCGAGGACGGACAGCGACCACCTGCCGATCGCGGCACGGGTGACGCTCTGA
- a CDS encoding multicopper oxidase family protein: MRSFRTPARTAAPTRRTLLGAGLAVAGTAALSACSSSGSGGHAGHGGSASPAAPAGFVAPDGKEVAAAEAARGSGPVRSVRLTAAATTVDLGAGRTVRTWTYGGALPGKEVRVTAGDTLALTLANNLPQATSLHWHGLALRNDMDGVPGLTQRDVRPGGEFAYRFAVPHPGTYWFHPHSGTQLDRGLYAPLIVDDPKEPLSYDKEWVVVLDDWLDGVDGSTPDAVLAELRKGMGGGGHGGGGDHGGGHGSGHGSSDAASATPAPGASGPSRMMMGASSDLLGGDAGDVAYPHYLINGRTPQAPSEFRAKRGDRIRLRLINAGGDTAFRVALGGHRMTVTHTDGFPVGHTETDALLIGMGERYDVLVTAGDGVFPLVAEAEGKKATALAVLRTGAGAAPAATVRPAELARRVLTADRLKADPSVALAARKPDRTLRIRLTGGMEKYDWAFDGKPYTPDQRHPVKAGERVRIEFANATTMWHPLHLHGHTFQLANVAGGPRKDTAVVLPNGTLTVDFDADNPGLWMIHCHNVYHAESGMMTVLGYRK, from the coding sequence ATGCGTTCGTTCCGTACGCCCGCCCGCACCGCCGCTCCCACGCGCCGCACCCTGCTCGGCGCCGGTCTCGCCGTCGCCGGGACCGCGGCCCTCTCCGCCTGCTCCTCGTCCGGGTCCGGCGGCCACGCCGGGCACGGCGGCTCCGCCTCGCCCGCCGCCCCGGCCGGCTTCGTCGCCCCCGACGGCAAGGAGGTCGCCGCGGCCGAGGCCGCCCGCGGCTCCGGCCCCGTCCGCTCCGTGCGCCTCACCGCCGCCGCCACGACCGTCGACCTCGGCGCGGGCCGCACGGTCCGCACCTGGACGTACGGCGGCGCCCTGCCCGGCAAGGAGGTGCGGGTCACCGCGGGCGACACCCTGGCGCTCACCCTCGCCAACAACCTGCCGCAGGCCACGTCCCTGCACTGGCACGGTCTCGCGCTGCGCAACGACATGGACGGCGTGCCCGGCCTGACGCAGCGGGACGTGCGGCCGGGCGGCGAGTTCGCCTACCGGTTCGCCGTGCCGCACCCGGGCACGTACTGGTTCCACCCGCACTCGGGCACGCAGCTGGACCGGGGCCTGTACGCGCCGCTGATCGTCGACGACCCGAAGGAGCCCCTGTCGTACGACAAGGAGTGGGTCGTCGTGCTGGACGACTGGCTGGACGGGGTGGACGGCTCGACGCCCGACGCCGTGCTGGCCGAGCTGCGCAAGGGCATGGGCGGCGGCGGTCACGGGGGCGGGGGCGACCACGGCGGCGGTCACGGCTCGGGGCACGGCTCCTCCGACGCCGCGTCGGCCACGCCGGCGCCGGGCGCGTCGGGGCCGTCGCGGATGATGATGGGCGCGAGCAGCGACCTGCTGGGCGGTGACGCGGGTGACGTGGCGTACCCGCACTACCTGATCAACGGGCGGACGCCGCAGGCGCCCTCGGAGTTCCGGGCGAAGCGCGGTGACCGGATCCGGCTGCGCCTGATCAACGCGGGCGGCGACACCGCGTTCCGCGTCGCGCTCGGGGGCCACCGGATGACGGTGACGCACACGGACGGCTTCCCCGTCGGGCACACCGAGACGGACGCGCTGCTGATCGGCATGGGCGAGCGGTACGACGTGCTGGTCACCGCGGGCGACGGGGTGTTCCCGCTGGTCGCCGAGGCGGAGGGCAAGAAGGCGACGGCGCTGGCCGTGCTGCGGACCGGCGCCGGTGCGGCACCCGCCGCGACCGTCCGCCCGGCGGAGCTGGCCCGGCGCGTGCTGACCGCGGACCGGCTGAAGGCGGACCCGTCGGTCGCCCTGGCGGCCCGCAAGCCGGACCGTACGCTGCGGATCCGGCTCACCGGCGGGATGGAGAAGTACGACTGGGCCTTCGACGGCAAGCCGTACACGCCGGACCAGCGGCACCCGGTGAAGGCGGGCGAGCGGGTCCGGATCGAGTTCGCCAACGCCACCACCATGTGGCACCCGCTGCACCTGCACGGCCACACGTTCCAGCTGGCGAACGTGGCGGGCGGCCCCCGCAAGGACACGGCGGTCGTCCTGCCGAACGGGACGCTGACGGTGGACTTCGACGCGGACAACCCGGGGCTGTGGATGATCCACTGCCACAACGTCTACCACGCGGAGTCGGGGATGATGACGGTCCTGGGCTACCGGAAGTAA
- a CDS encoding site-2 protease family protein, with amino-acid sequence MAFAPSRSRRGDHRISPVFLGIAAVTAVSGWAVWTGFAQSPGLAVFLFVTSAWIVSLCLHEYAHARTALHGGDLTVGAKGYLTLNPLKYTHAVLSILLPVLFLIMGGIGLPGGAVFIERHRISGRWKHSLISAAGPLTNVLFAVVCTAPFWLGALDGVPAGFRFALAFLALLQVTAAILNFLPVPGLDGYGVIEPWLSYRIRRQIEPFAPYGLLAVFVLLFAPEVGGPFFDMIRAVLGGLGVGDAEVYCGRDLYRFWQETNPNCAELLEVSR; translated from the coding sequence ATGGCCTTCGCCCCTTCCCGCAGCCGCCGCGGCGACCACCGGATCAGCCCCGTGTTCCTCGGGATCGCCGCCGTCACGGCGGTCAGCGGCTGGGCGGTGTGGACGGGCTTCGCGCAGAGCCCGGGCCTGGCCGTGTTCCTCTTCGTGACGTCCGCGTGGATCGTGTCGCTGTGCCTGCACGAGTACGCGCACGCCCGCACCGCGCTGCACGGCGGCGACCTCACGGTCGGGGCGAAGGGCTATCTGACGCTGAACCCGCTGAAGTACACGCACGCCGTGCTCAGCATCCTGCTGCCCGTGCTGTTCCTGATCATGGGCGGGATCGGCCTGCCGGGCGGCGCCGTCTTCATCGAGCGGCACCGCATCAGCGGGCGCTGGAAGCACAGCCTGATCTCCGCCGCGGGGCCGCTCACGAACGTGCTGTTCGCCGTCGTGTGCACGGCGCCGTTCTGGCTCGGCGCCCTGGACGGCGTGCCCGCGGGCTTCCGCTTCGCGCTCGCGTTCCTGGCGCTGCTCCAGGTGACCGCGGCGATCCTGAACTTCCTGCCGGTGCCGGGGCTCGACGGCTACGGGGTGATCGAGCCGTGGCTCTCGTACCGGATCCGCCGGCAGATCGAGCCGTTCGCGCCGTACGGGCTGCTCGCCGTGTTCGTCCTGCTGTTCGCGCCGGAGGTCGGCGGGCCGTTCTTCGACATGATCCGCGCGGTTCTGGGCGGCCTGGGCGTGGGCGACGCCGAGGTCTACTGCGGCCGGGACCTGTACCGCTTCTGGCAGGAGACCAACCCGAACTGCGCGGAGCTGCTGGAGGTCAGTCGGTGA
- the panB gene encoding 3-methyl-2-oxobutanoate hydroxymethyltransferase yields MTLQAAQTQSADSSGETSRNPKALYGGKGTRRITVHDIAGAKERGEKWPMLTAYDAMTASVFDEAGIPVILVGDSMGNCHLGYDTTVPVTLDEVAILSAAVVRGTKRALVVGDLPFGSYQEGPVQALRSATRLVKEAGVGAIKLEGGERSLPQTEMLVQAGIPVMSHLGLTPQSVNTMGYRVQGRADEDAHRLLRDAKAAQDAGAFAVVLELVPAELAAEVTRSLHIPTIGIGAGPHTDAQVLVWTDMAGLTAGRVPRFTKQYANLRQTLGDAAKAFAEDVTGGAFPAEEHTFH; encoded by the coding sequence ATGACGCTTCAGGCTGCCCAGACGCAGTCCGCCGACAGCAGCGGGGAGACCAGCAGGAACCCCAAGGCGCTGTACGGGGGCAAGGGCACCCGCCGTATCACCGTCCATGACATCGCCGGCGCCAAGGAGCGCGGCGAGAAGTGGCCCATGCTCACCGCCTACGACGCGATGACCGCGTCCGTCTTCGACGAGGCCGGCATCCCGGTCATCCTCGTCGGCGACTCCATGGGCAACTGCCACCTCGGCTACGACACCACCGTGCCCGTCACGCTCGACGAGGTCGCCATCCTGTCCGCCGCCGTCGTCCGGGGCACCAAGCGCGCCCTCGTCGTCGGCGACCTGCCGTTCGGCTCGTACCAGGAAGGCCCCGTACAGGCCCTGCGGTCGGCCACGCGGCTGGTCAAGGAGGCCGGCGTCGGCGCGATCAAGCTGGAGGGCGGCGAGCGCTCGCTGCCCCAGACCGAGATGCTCGTCCAGGCGGGCATCCCCGTCATGTCGCACCTGGGCCTGACCCCGCAGTCCGTCAACACCATGGGCTACCGGGTGCAGGGCCGCGCCGACGAGGACGCCCACCGGCTGCTGCGGGACGCGAAGGCCGCGCAGGACGCGGGCGCCTTCGCGGTCGTCCTGGAGCTGGTCCCGGCGGAGCTGGCCGCCGAGGTCACGCGCTCCCTGCACATCCCGACGATCGGCATCGGGGCCGGCCCCCACACCGACGCGCAGGTCCTGGTGTGGACGGACATGGCCGGGCTGACGGCCGGCCGCGTCCCGCGCTTCACCAAGCAGTACGCGAACCTCCGCCAGACCCTCGGCGACGCCGCCAAGGCGTTCGCGGAGGACGTGACCGGTGGGGCGTTCCCCGCCGAGGAGCACACCTTCCACTAG
- a CDS encoding MFS transporter, translating to MTSKASALLPDLSPWRSSRDFRLLWIQGLIAFFGSSAAMVALPLQIKDLTGSPLAVGAMGAVELVPLVVFGLYGGALADAVDRRKVILASEAGLGVLALVLLLNALLPSPLLWPLYLVAAGVSALAGLQRPALDSLQARIVPHDQLTAAAALNGLRWQLGAVAGPALGGLVVAYTGHAPAYALTLCCFAVSVLLCLRLAPAPPSNGTERPSLRGIAEGARYAWSRPVLLGTYAVDLAAMLLAFPHAVFPFLADELDAEWALGLMYAAGAVGSVLLNLTSGWTSRVRRHGLMVVCGAAAWGLAVAGAGLLSDIWLVLLCLVLAGAGDMLSGLGRSTIWNQTIPEELRGRLAGIEVLSYSVGPQLGQVRAGAMAGWTGTRAAVWTGGVACVAVVGALTLLLPKLVTYDAKTDEDAQRRRARSTA from the coding sequence GTGACATCGAAGGCCTCCGCCCTGCTGCCCGACCTCTCCCCGTGGCGTTCCTCCCGGGACTTCCGACTGCTCTGGATCCAGGGGCTTATCGCGTTCTTCGGCAGCTCCGCCGCGATGGTGGCGCTGCCGTTGCAGATCAAGGACCTGACCGGGTCGCCGCTGGCGGTCGGCGCGATGGGCGCGGTCGAGCTGGTCCCGCTGGTCGTCTTCGGCCTGTACGGGGGCGCCCTGGCCGACGCGGTGGACCGCCGCAAGGTCATCCTGGCCTCGGAGGCGGGGCTCGGCGTCCTGGCCCTCGTCCTGCTGCTGAACGCGCTGCTCCCCTCGCCGCTGCTGTGGCCGCTGTACCTGGTCGCCGCGGGCGTCTCGGCGCTGGCCGGGCTCCAGCGGCCGGCGCTGGACTCGCTGCAGGCCCGGATCGTGCCGCACGACCAGCTGACGGCCGCGGCCGCGCTGAACGGGCTGCGCTGGCAGCTCGGGGCCGTCGCCGGTCCCGCGCTGGGCGGCCTCGTCGTCGCTTACACGGGCCACGCCCCGGCGTACGCCCTGACGCTGTGCTGCTTCGCCGTCTCCGTTTTGCTGTGCCTGCGCCTCGCCCCCGCCCCGCCTTCGAACGGCACGGAGCGGCCGTCGCTGCGCGGTATCGCGGAGGGCGCGCGGTACGCGTGGTCGCGGCCGGTGCTGCTCGGGACGTACGCGGTGGACCTGGCCGCGATGCTGCTGGCGTTCCCGCACGCGGTGTTCCCGTTCCTGGCGGACGAGCTGGACGCCGAGTGGGCGCTCGGCCTGATGTACGCGGCGGGCGCCGTCGGCTCGGTCCTCCTGAACCTCACCAGCGGCTGGACGTCCCGCGTGCGGCGGCACGGCCTGATGGTGGTGTGCGGCGCCGCGGCGTGGGGCCTGGCGGTGGCGGGCGCGGGCCTGCTGTCCGACATCTGGCTGGTGCTGCTGTGCCTGGTGCTCGCGGGCGCCGGCGACATGCTGAGCGGGCTCGGCCGCTCCACCATCTGGAACCAGACCATCCCCGAGGAGCTGCGGGGCCGGCTCGCCGGCATCGAGGTCCTGTCCTACAGCGTCGGGCCGCAGCTGGGGCAGGTGCGGGCCGGTGCGATGGCGGGCTGGACGGGGACGCGGGCGGCCGTGTGGACCGGTGGGGTCGCGTGCGTGGCGGTGGTGGGGGCGCTGACGCTCCTGCTGCCGAAGCTGGTCACGTACGACGCGAAGACCGACGAGGACGCCCAGCGCCGCAGGGCCCGGTCGACGGCCTAG